The genomic stretch GTAGTTGAGTTTCTCCGCCCCGGTCAGGAAACGCAGCAGATCGAGGTCGCGGACGTTCTCGATGGTGGTGAGGTGATCCAGAAGCTCACCGGAAGCTTCCCGGCATTCCCGGGCGAAAGCGGCCCAGGTGTCGTTGAGGGCGGTTTTCTCCGCCTCGTCGTCCGGGGTGCCGTCCGCGAAATAGGCCTTGTCCGTCTGCTCGGTGGTGCCGCACTGCACGTGGGTGGATTCCCCGGAACCACGCGGATCCCACGCGATGATGTCGTACCCCTTCCACCTGTCACGTCCCAGGGTCGTGGTGAACGATCCCGCCTCCACGCCGGGGCCACCGGGATTGACGAACAACGGACCCTTCGTCGGGTTCTCGGAGGGCATCTTCGTGACCTTGATGTCCAGCGCCGCCTTGCCGGGGTTGTCCCAGTCCAGGGGCACTTTCATGGTGGCGCACAGGGTAGCACCGCAGGGCTGCCAACTCAGGGACTGCTGCCAGTAGGGGGTGAGGTCATCACCGAGGGCAGCGGGAAGCTGCACCGCGGGGTTGGACGCCTTGACGTCGAGCTGACGATCGGGGTTCTCGACCGGCTCCTGCGGCCATGTCTCGTGATCGGAGACAGGAATCGCGGGCACCCCGGGTTTCTGATCGCCGACAGCGGGAGCCGGCTGAGTTGACGACTCACCCGTCGGTTTCTCCCTCTCCTGCTGCTTTCCCGGGGACAGCATCCCGCTGGCGAAGAACACCACCACGAGAACAATCGCGAGAAAGATCAGCATTCCCTGGAACCAGACAATCCCTCTGCGCATCAGCTTTCCTCCTCTGGGGCGACGTGGCGCGCCCCTCGGTTCTTTTTGCTGACACAGACATGCGCCAGCGGACAACGTCTCACACCATCGGTGGTCCGCACCGCCACCTCACCTGCAGGCACCACGTGCCCGACCACCCGTCCCGGACCGTCCGGGATGGTGACCCGCGCACCGATCGGCGGCGCTTGGTTCAGAAAATCGACGTAGAGCGGATGCTCGAACGCGAGACAGCACAACAGTTTCCCACAAACCCCCTGGATCTGAAGAGGGTTCGCCGTCAGGTTCTGGCTGCGCGCCAACCGCATGGACACGGGTTCCACATCGTCGAGGAACAGGGTGCAGCACAGCTCCCGGCCACACATGCCAACGCCCCCGGCCAGTCTGGCGGTGTCGCGAGAGGCTATCTGCCGCAGGTCGATACGCGCCCCGACGGCACGGGCCAGGTCGCCGATCAGGGCCCGAAAATCCACCCTGCCCGGAGCGGTGAAGTAGATCACCGCCAGCTTGTCGTATTCCTTCGAGGAATCTATGTAGTCGGTCGCCATCACCTTCATGGGCAACCCGTGGGCGGCGATCCTCTCGACCGCGATCTCACGGATCCTGCGACGGTGTTCCCGGTTGGCCTCATCGCGTTCCAGATCAGCCTCGGTGGCACGTCCCGCGCATTTCGGCAGCGGCGCCTCCACCATCGTCTCCTCCGGAGCCCACACCACACAGGCCACCTCCACGCCGTCGTCGGTCGGGTAGAGCACCTGGTCACCGACGCGATAGTCACCACCGTCCGGATCGAGATAGTGCAGACGACCGTACTGCTCGAAGGTGACGGCCATGACTCTGGGCATGACCACCAGAGTAACCGCAGACACCGACACGCCACACAACACCCACAGCCCTTCCCGCCCCGCTGAGAGTCAGGACCTGCTCACCGACCTCGTCAGATCCTTAACTTTTGGTCAGAGTTTCTCTTTGTTGTCTCCAGGTATTGGTGTGTGGTTCTAGTGTCAGTGGAATCCCGGGGCGGAGGGGCCGCTTTCGGGATTTGTGGCACCAATGGAGGTGTTGTGTGATGAGTCGGATGGTGATGTGTCGCGTCGGTGTGGTTGCGGCGGTGATCTCGGTGCTGGTGTCGTGTAGCGGGGGGTCGTCTGCTCCGGGGGGTGGTGTGTCGGGGTCGGGGAGTCCTGTTTCCTCGTCGCCGTCTTCTGAGGTTTCGTCTTCGCGGCCGTCGAAGTCGGTGACGCCGTCGGGGCCGCAACCGTCGGAGACTTTCACCCCGGAGCAGCTGGAGGCAGCCAATACCGTCATTGAGTACGTCCGCATCTCTGACGAGGTGTTCGGTAATCCTGATGGTGATCCTCAGCCTTTGAAGGACATCACCACGGGACAGAGCCAAGAAATAGAAATAAATGTGCTGAACGACTATCGCCGGCAAGGGCATGTGCGAACAGGGGCCACGGTTGTTCACATCACGGGTGCGTCGGAGCCGGTCGAGGTTGATGGCGTGCGGACGGTGGATGTGCAGATGTGCACGGACGTTGGGAAAACTGATGTGATCGATTTGGCGACCGGGAAATCGGTGGTCATTTCGTCGCAGCGACCGCGGTACCTGCAGTGGAATGTGACTGTGGTCAAAACCGAGGAGGGATGGAAGTTCGGGGATGCCACGAACGACTCGGCTCCGGGGTGTCCGAAATGAAACGCCTCATGGTCATTGCTGTTGTTGTGGTGT from Arachnia propionica encodes the following:
- a CDS encoding regulatory iron-sulfur-containing complex subunit RicT, with protein sequence MPRVMAVTFEQYGRLHYLDPDGGDYRVGDQVLYPTDDGVEVACVVWAPEETMVEAPLPKCAGRATEADLERDEANREHRRRIREIAVERIAAHGLPMKVMATDYIDSSKEYDKLAVIYFTAPGRVDFRALIGDLARAVGARIDLRQIASRDTARLAGGVGMCGRELCCTLFLDDVEPVSMRLARSQNLTANPLQIQGVCGKLLCCLAFEHPLYVDFLNQAPPIGARVTIPDGPGRVVGHVVPAGEVAVRTTDGVRRCPLAHVCVSKKNRGARHVAPEEES